GCCCGGGTCCGTGTTGAGCAGCGCGACGAAGCCGCGCACCAGCAGCCCCGCGCCCACCAGCAGCACCAGCGAGAGCGCGAGCTCCGCCACCACCAGCGCGCTGCGGAAGCGCTTGTGCCCCCCGGAGGCCGTCGCCTTCCCGCTGCCGTCACTGAGGCTCGCGCGCAGGTCCGCGCGCGAGCTCTGCAGCGCCGGGGCGAGCCCGAAGAGCAGCGCGCTCGCCACCGAGAGCACGAGCAGGAACGCCATCACCCCACCATCCAGGCCGATGCCCCCGGTGCGCGGCAGCGCGCGCTCGGCGAGTGAGGCGAGCGCATCCAGCCCCCAGTGCGCGAGCAGCACGCCGAGCAGCGCGCCTCCCAGCGAGAGCACCAGGCTCTCCACCAGCAGCTGCCGCACGATGTGCCCGCGGCTCGCCCCCAGCGCGAGCCGCACCGCCACCTCGTGCTGCCGCCCCGCGCCGCGCGCGAGCAGCAGGTTCGCCACGTTCGCACACGCGATGAGCAGCACCAGGAAGACGGCGCCCAGGAGCACCAGCAGCGCGGGCTGCACCCCCTGCACCACCGTGCGGGTGAGGCTCACCGCGCTGGCGCTGCGGCCGGTCTGCGCGTCCGGGTTCGCCTGCTCGATGCGGCGCGCCACCTCGCGCAGCTCGGTGTTCGCGGCCTCGAGGCTCACTGCCGGCCTGAGCCGCCCCACCACCGCGAGGCCGTGCGAGCCACGGCTCGTGGCCACCTGCTCGCTCGGCACGAAGGGCACGAACAGCTCGGCGTCCGAGGTGGGCAGGAAGCGGAAGGTGGCGGGCATCACCCCCACCACGGTGACGCTCGTGCCATCCAGGGTGATGCTGCGGCCGAGCACGCCCGGGTCCGCGCCGAAGCGCCGGCGCCACAGCCCCTCGCCCAGCACGGCCACGGGCGCGGCGCCCGGCGCGTCCTCGCCGGGAAGGAAGGTTCGCCCGAGCAGCGGCTGCACCCCGGCGAGCGCGAAGAGGTTGCCGGTCGCCGCGGTGGTGGGCACGCGCTCGGCGCCGTCCGGGCCGCTCAGGTTCTTGCTGCGCACGTCCACCGCGACGAGCTGCTCGAAGCTGCGCGTCTGCTCCACCCAGTCGCGGTAGTTGGGCCAGGACACCGAGCCCGTCCAGCTCGCGCCCCGGCCCGGCTGCGTCTCGTACAGGCGCACGAGGCGCTCGGGCTGCGCGTAGGGCAGGGGGCGCAGGAGCACGGCGTTCACCACCGAGAAGATGGCCGCGTTCGCGCCGATGCCGAGGGCGAGGCACAGCACCGCGACCGCTACGAAGGCCGGGCTCTTGCCGAGGCTGCGCAGGGCGAAGCGCAGGTCCTGCTTCA
This region of Aggregicoccus sp. 17bor-14 genomic DNA includes:
- a CDS encoding ABC transporter permease produces the protein MRAPGFGSWLDGLKQDLRFALRSLGKSPAFVAVAVLCLALGIGANAAIFSVVNAVLLRPLPYAQPERLVRLYETQPGRGASWTGSVSWPNYRDWVEQTRSFEQLVAVDVRSKNLSGPDGAERVPTTAATGNLFALAGVQPLLGRTFLPGEDAPGAAPVAVLGEGLWRRRFGADPGVLGRSITLDGTSVTVVGVMPATFRFLPTSDAELFVPFVPSEQVATSRGSHGLAVVGRLRPAVSLEAANTELREVARRIEQANPDAQTGRSASAVSLTRTVVQGVQPALLVLLGAVFLVLLIACANVANLLLARGAGRQHEVAVRLALGASRGHIVRQLLVESLVLSLGGALLGVLLAHWGLDALASLAERALPRTGGIGLDGGVMAFLLVLSVASALLFGLAPALQSSRADLRASLSDGSGKATASGGHKRFRSALVVAELALSLVLLVGAGLLVRGFVALLNTDPGLHPEGVLTAHLALPQDRYKEGEAGPRLLAPVLERTRALPGVQGAALISMLPIQSAWTNGSYTIVGEAPPQAGQEPIAEYRGTSPGFFATLGIPLLAGRDFTEADGVKGAVMPVIVNEALARRHFGGQEAIGKQLRVGDTLAQVVGVVGNVHQAGLHLAPLAEIHIPYNHPELSGWLNDMTLVVKSALPPDSLAASLRQVVRSVDADQPLYQVQTMQEVIERSVANRRLTLLLLGSFAVIALVLAAAGLYGVISYLVAQRTRELGIRMALGAQAGDVVRLVMRQGAGLTLWGIGLGIAGALALSRLVESLVYGVSARDPVTFAGLALVLAGISLLASWLPARRAARVDPVLAIKAE